GGCATCTCCAGGCCGTACACAGCGGAAGATGTTTTGCGCCTGCGCGGCAGCGTTCAGGTAGAGCATACTCTGGCGAAACTTGGAGCAGAGCGGCTCTGGAGCTTACTGCACACGGAACATCATATCAAGGCGCTTGGCGCATTAACGGGAAACCAGGCTGTTCAGCAAGTAAAGGCAGGACTGCAAGCCATCTACTTAAGCGGTTGGCAGGTTGCGGCGGACGCAAACTTATCCGGAAACATGTACCCTGACCAAAGCTTGTATCCCTCAAACAGTGTTCCAGCCGTAGTCAAACGCATTAACCAGGCATTACAACGCGCAGACCAAATCCATCACATCGAAGGAAATACGGATACCCACTGGTTTGCACCGATTATCGCGGATGCAGAGGCCGGATTTGGTGGTCACTTGAACGTGTTTGAATTGATGAAACAGATGATAGAGGCTGGTGCTGCAGGCGTGCACTTTGAAGACCAACTGTCATCCGAAAAGAAATGCGGGCACATGGGCGGCAAAGTCCTGATTCCAACCTCACAGGCAATTCGCAACCTGACAGCCGCTCGACTCGCTGCGGACGTGACTGGCGTTCCAACCGTGATTGTGGCGAGAACAGATGCAAACGGAGCATATCTGCTCACAAGTGACGTGGATGAACGTGACAGAGAGTTTATTACTGGCGAGAGAACCAGTGAAGGATTCTTCCGCATCCGTGGCGGAATTGACTCGGCTATCGCAAGGGGCTTGGCCTATGCCCCATACGTTGACCTCATCTGGTGTGAGACGTCTGAACCGAATATCGAAGAGGCAGCGCGTTTTGCGCAAGCGATACATGAGAAGTTCCCAGGCAAGTTACTGGCTTACAATTGTTCTCCATCTTTCAACTGGCGTAAGAAACTTGACGAAGAGACGATTGCCACCTTTCAGGAGCAACTCGGTGACATGGGATATAAGTTCCAGTTTGTTACTTTGGCAGGGTTCCACGCACTCAATCTCAGCATGTTTGACCTCGCACGTAAATACAAAGAAAGCGGCATGGCTGCGTACTCAGAACTGCAGCAACTGGAATTTGCGAGCGAGCAGTACGGCTACACGGCCACCAAACACCAGCGTGAAGTCGGCACAGGTTACTTTGATGACGTGGCACAAGTGATTACTGGCGGACTCTCGTCAACGACGGCGCTTACTGGCTCGACCGAGCAGGAGCAATTTGCTTAATCGAAGGTGGGCCGTTTCCACAGCCTCGTTATCAACCGGATGCTCACTGTAACGGGCGATGCGATATAGATGAACAAATTCGGGAATGTCCTTGCAAACCTCATTATCATCAACGAAGGCTTGCAATCCTGCTGAAACTTCCAGAGGCGTATCACTCTTTGACCACGTGAACCCTTTTGAGATGGCCGCTTCGATTATCTTTCTGTACAAGTAGCGGGCCTTCTCCCTCGGGTCGTAAAGGGCTTCCCATCGCACTCCAGACTGGCTTTTGCGCATTCGCCGCAGGGCCAGTCTCTCTTTTAGCTTTGGCGACTCCAAACTCTCTACACGGTCAACGTAACCAAGCGCCCCCTGCGGATGCAGGCGCTCGCGAAGACGAGTCAGCAGGCTGGTCATTCCAGCAACAATCAATTTTCCAGCCCGCACTGCAAACCAGACACCCACGACAGATACAATCAAAATGGCCCCCACTTCAAGGACCAGCGATAGAATTTGTGCAAAGGCGCTTTTGTGCACCTTCGAAATAGGGGGTAAAGCTGGCGAATGGTGCGGAAGGATGGGGGGAACCGCGTTGGGATGGAGGGTCAAACCAATCCGAACGTTGGGCAGAACTCCTAGAAGACGCCACAGAACACTGATGAAAATGACAACCGCAAGCAGAGTCACGACGTGTACCCTGTTCAATTCCCTAACTTTGTGGTCTACATCAATGGTTTCGGTTTGCGTAAAGCTGGCGTCGGCGAGGGCAGACCGATTTACTTCCAGCAGGATGAAGACGATGGAGACGACGGCGAGTCCCGTAACAAACGGCAGCGCCTCCAGGTAAATGTGAACCCTTACCGCCAAGGCAGCGTAGACGACATAGGACACAAGCCCGACAACGTACAGACCAGCCGAATAGCGGTATTGTTTGGCGGCGGTGATGCCAACGGATCGCCAAAAGGAAGCTGCGCCAAGCGCGGCGAGTACCACGGCTGCACTGATGGGTACTGAAAATACGAGTGGTACCACGAATGCTGATACGATGCCAATCAGCGCAAGCCAAATGCGTCGCCGCAGCCGCTTCATGAGGATGACGGCGAGGGCGCGAAGGACGAACAAACTGAGCAGCCATGCCCACAGTAAGGTCGCTGTCAAAATGAGCTTCGAGATGATGAGAACAACGGGCAAAAACAGAAGCCCTTCGAACCAACTTTCACGTATGCTTCGCGTAACCCATCCCTCGATGGTTGTCATACGGTACGCTCCCTTTTCACAGTGCGTTCGCCGCCCTCAGGGCCAGCCGTCGCCGCGGCCCTGGCCTCTAGTCCATCGACAAGTTGCGTGGGGTTGACGATGGTTACCGTGTTGCCGTGCTGTTGTAGGCGGAGGAGCACCTCTTCCATCTCGCCATCAACATAGGTCGTAAGTACGAGCAGGTTCTGATTCGTCACGCGGCTCCGTACGTCTTCTTCAAGCAGATTCGTGAAGTCAAGTTGCCGTTCTAGCTGCAGGCGCGCCAAAGACTCGAGTATTGATTCAAGATGCGAGGCCCCGGACGCAATCGGCAATCGAGGGCCAGTCAGTCCCGCTGCGTTCGTAACGAGCCCAACTCGGGCGCCGTTGGTGATTGCGTAGTTTGCAGCCGACGCAGCATAAACAATCGCCCGTTCGATGACTTCTGGTTGACTGACTTTGTTCCACATGTGGAATGAATCCTCAACATTCAGGTAGATGA
The Alicyclobacillus curvatus genome window above contains:
- a CDS encoding DUF4129 domain-containing protein; translation: MTTIEGWVTRSIRESWFEGLLFLPVVLIISKLILTATLLWAWLLSLFVLRALAVILMKRLRRRIWLALIGIVSAFVVPLVFSVPISAAVVLAALGAASFWRSVGITAAKQYRYSAGLYVVGLVSYVVYAALAVRVHIYLEALPFVTGLAVVSIVFILLEVNRSALADASFTQTETIDVDHKVRELNRVHVVTLLAVVIFISVLWRLLGVLPNVRIGLTLHPNAVPPILPHHSPALPPISKVHKSAFAQILSLVLEVGAILIVSVVGVWFAVRAGKLIVAGMTSLLTRLRERLHPQGALGYVDRVESLESPKLKERLALRRMRKSQSGVRWEALYDPREKARYLYRKIIEAAISKGFTWSKSDTPLEVSAGLQAFVDDNEVCKDIPEFVHLYRIARYSEHPVDNEAVETAHLRLSKLLLLGRASKRRR
- the aceA gene encoding isocitrate lyase encodes the protein MQSDASQNGALQTGALPTGGLQTGALQNERFQNQAMQMQKDWQDNPRWQGISRPYTAEDVLRLRGSVQVEHTLAKLGAERLWSLLHTEHHIKALGALTGNQAVQQVKAGLQAIYLSGWQVAADANLSGNMYPDQSLYPSNSVPAVVKRINQALQRADQIHHIEGNTDTHWFAPIIADAEAGFGGHLNVFELMKQMIEAGAAGVHFEDQLSSEKKCGHMGGKVLIPTSQAIRNLTAARLAADVTGVPTVIVARTDANGAYLLTSDVDERDREFITGERTSEGFFRIRGGIDSAIARGLAYAPYVDLIWCETSEPNIEEAARFAQAIHEKFPGKLLAYNCSPSFNWRKKLDEETIATFQEQLGDMGYKFQFVTLAGFHALNLSMFDLARKYKESGMAAYSELQQLEFASEQYGYTATKHQREVGTGYFDDVAQVITGGLSSTTALTGSTEQEQFA